A single genomic interval of Puntigrus tetrazona isolate hp1 chromosome 1, ASM1883169v1, whole genome shotgun sequence harbors:
- the zp3c gene encoding zona pellucida sperm-binding protein 3, whose product MKHRNVNGRQQRMWLNCLLIVFLNTYHLVDSLFSEPVEIDPEDEWDSVESLIPSKDYFDSDLFMPKIKAASKPAPPLKLPFSVRIKAAELHKELFAPERGFKPMPQRVKSILLPQVPAPKPAGSVSSAAKTVEVLCHFDRMLVRVLKSFFTRPGSWRYLKLGTCAVNKATATHYYFLYYLKGCDIKREEDANRVTYKNTLRYEPAVSGLIVRDLPFSMSIGCSYTKFHRSYQVGFIPKVAGGTLYRGLQTDAGHSIVAMDESWNLLVDGKSFVLGKPICFEAKAPNSEAGKRLYLNRCFVTSSPSPLSKEKYAVVENYGCLVDSKNSVLTKFHTSANKKTVRLCVEAFLFKNMVSLPHSKKTMFMHCELDFGPQTPTPSAKACTYNGKTKNWTELYGDSTVCNCCESTCSAPPVASGKTIITSDSWNLKMGPEALSPPSPEESVPEFLGHGDFELFWESDDD is encoded by the exons ATGAAGCACAGAAACGTTAACGGGAGACAGCAGAGGATGTGGCTTAACTGtcttttgattgtttttcttAACACTTATCATTTAGTGGACTCGTTGTTTTCGGAACCTGTTGAAATTGATCCAGAGGATGAATGGGACTCGGTGGAAAGTTTAATACCGAGCAAAGATTACTTCGACAGCGATTtgtttatgccaaaaataaaagcGGCATCAAAACCGGCTCCTCCACTAAAGCTGCCGTTTTCGGTACGAATAAAAGCGGCTGAACTACACAAAGAACTCTTCGCCCCAGAAAGGGGCTTTAAACCTATGCCTCAGCGGGTTAAGTCAATACTTCTGCCCCAAGTACCTGCCCCAAAACCGGCGGGCTCTGTCTCCAGTGCGGCGAAGACGGTGGAGGTTTTGTGTCATTTCGACCGGATGTTAGTGAGAGTCCTTAAGAGTTTCTTTACCAGACCCGGATCGTGGAGATACCTGAAACTGGGAACGTGTGCTGTCAATAAAGCCACGGCTACTCACTATTATTTTCTGTACTATCTGAAAGGATGTGACATAAAGCGAGAG gagGATGCCAATCGAGTGACTTACAAAAACACTCTCCGCTATGAACCAGCTGTCTCTGGGTTGATTGTGAGGGACCTGCCGTTCTCGATGTCTATTGGTTGTAGCTACACAAA GTTTCATCGCTCTTATCAGGTTGGCTTTATACCCAAAGTAGCAGGTGGAACCTTGTACAGGGGCCTACAAACTGATGCAGGGCACTCAATCGTGGCAATGGATG AATCTTGGAACTTGCTTGTTGATGGCAAGAGTTTTGTTCTTGGCAAACCAATATGCTTTGAAGCCAAAGCCCCCAACAGTGAGGCTGGTAAACGGCTGTACCTGAACCGTTGTTTTGTCACTTCCTCTCCCAGCCCTCTGTCAAAGGAGAAATATGCTGTGGTTGAGAACTATGG ATGCCTGGTGGACAGTAAGAACAGCGTTCTGACGAAGTTCCATACCAGTGCTAATAAGAAGACTGTGAGGCTTTGTGTTGAagcttttctgtttaaaaatatggtTTCTCTGCCACATTCCAAAAAG ACCATGTTTATGCATTGTGAGCTGGACTTTGGACCACAGACTCCTACACCAAGTGCCAAGGCGTGCACTTATAACGGAAAAACCAAGAA TTGGACTGAGTTATATGGAGATTCCACAGTCTGCAACTGTTGTGAATCAACTTGTTCTGCTCCTCCAGTTGCGTCTG GCAAGACAATTATCACCAGTGACTCTTGGAATTTGAAGATGGGCCCAGAAGCCTTATCACCTCCTTCACCAGAAGAGTCTGTGCCTGAATTTTTAGGCCATGGTGACTTTGAGTTGTTCTGGGAATCTGATGATGATTAG